One stretch of Segatella copri DNA includes these proteins:
- a CDS encoding EpsG family protein has product MGYILLALFLIIAILCYLEDYIRKYQKSLFFLIGLVLIFVAGFREIGLDPDSENYEYTFQNYFKNGTDEMIEPSFLLISYILGLFTDNVHMLFLIYAIFGVSLKMFAFRKMSEFYFVPLLCYISFYYVLHDLTQIRAGVVSGIFLCTLPLIAENKKKIAFFILLGASLIHYSSLILLPVLFLNNKPFCKKTTILFLCAIPLGYVVYYAGGSILMNPSLPFIGNKLAIYQAAVEKGKMTVGINIFDPLHIMSIMLFYYLFLFKDTLTKLCSNFPILLKTSAIGLSLYSAFAFLPVLALRTSQLYCIVNILLYTYILYTFKQKWIGISFVLIISLLLLYVSIPHYGLGMMIILN; this is encoded by the coding sequence ATGGGTTACATCTTATTGGCATTGTTTCTAATCATTGCTATACTTTGTTACTTGGAAGACTATATTAGGAAGTATCAGAAGTCATTATTCTTCCTAATAGGGCTTGTGCTGATTTTTGTGGCAGGATTTCGAGAAATCGGTTTGGATCCAGATTCGGAAAATTACGAATATACATTCCAGAATTATTTCAAGAATGGTACGGACGAGATGATTGAGCCATCCTTTCTACTCATATCTTACATTTTGGGACTCTTTACCGATAATGTACACATGCTGTTCTTGATCTATGCAATATTCGGAGTGTCTCTGAAAATGTTTGCCTTCAGAAAGATGAGCGAATTCTATTTTGTTCCGCTGCTGTGCTACATCAGTTTCTACTATGTACTGCACGATCTTACCCAGATAAGAGCAGGGGTTGTATCAGGAATCTTCCTTTGCACACTCCCACTCATAGCAGAGAACAAAAAGAAAATAGCCTTCTTTATTTTGCTCGGAGCATCTTTGATACATTATTCTTCATTAATACTCCTTCCCGTCTTGTTTCTCAACAACAAGCCATTCTGCAAGAAGACAACCATTCTGTTTCTTTGCGCCATTCCGCTGGGATATGTAGTATATTATGCAGGAGGTAGCATTCTGATGAACCCGTCACTTCCATTCATCGGAAACAAACTAGCTATCTACCAGGCAGCAGTGGAAAAGGGTAAAATGACAGTAGGCATCAATATATTTGATCCGCTGCATATCATGTCGATTATGCTGTTTTATTACCTGTTCCTCTTTAAGGATACGCTGACAAAACTATGCAGTAATTTCCCTATATTGCTCAAGACATCTGCAATAGGATTATCCCTGTATTCGGCGTTTGCCTTTTTGCCGGTATTGGCTTTGCGAACCAGCCAGCTGTATTGCATCGTGAATATCCTGCTTTACACATATATATTATACACTTTCAAGCAGAAGTGGATAGGCATCAGTTTTGTGCTAATCATCTCCCTTCTCCTGCTCTACGTAAGCATTCCACATTACGGACTAGGAATGATGATTATACTTAATTAA